From Scomber scombrus chromosome 13, fScoSco1.1, whole genome shotgun sequence, a single genomic window includes:
- the maip1 gene encoding m-AAA protease-interacting protein 1, mitochondrial, whose translation MAVLFRGCCRFPSTLSISRVVLTGSGKARLPRSAGAGVVSAAARQYTSEPGGSKQKVVFVGIPNPVIWFRTKIYYFLIRAYFDKEFNIEEFTEGAKQAFIHVSRLLSQCQFQALEGLVAKDLIGKLEDKCSLLPLSSMQALSADPDEIMHSTPGDVGIYYDDNGRKFVSILMRFWYLTNARLPEDSVEGSHIFKVTIGEEGETESKRLLTAHYEFQREFTKGVAPDWTITRIEHSKLLD comes from the exons ATGGCGGTGTTATTCAGAGGTTGTTGCAGGTTTCCGTCAACATTAAGCATCAGTCGTGTGGTGCTGACCGGCTCCGGTAAAGCACGGCTCCCCCGGTCTGCAGGGGCCGGTGTGGTGTCTGCAGCAGCCCGGCAGTACACCTCGGAGCCCGGCGGGAGCAAGCAGAAGGTCGTGTTTGTGGGAATCCCAAACCCAGTCATCTGGTTCCGCACCAAGATCTACTACTTTCTGATCAGAGCTTACTTTGATAAAGAGTTTAATATAGAAGAGTTTACAGAGGGAGCGAAACAG GCCTTCATACATGTTTCCAGGCTGCTGTCACAATGTCAGTTTCAAGCACTGGAGGGGTTGGTGGCAAAAGAT TTGATCGGGAAGCTGGAGGATAAATGCAGCCTGCTGCCGCTGAGCTCCATGCAGGCGCTGTCCGCTGATCCAGATGAGATCATGCACAGCACACCTGGAGACGTAGGAATCTACTACGATGATAACG GGAGGAAGTTTGTGAGTATTTTGATGCGTTTCTGGTATCTGACAAACGCACGTCTTCCTGAAGACTCCGTGGAGGGAAGTCACATCTTCAAGGTGACCATAGGTgaagaaggagagacagaatcCAAGAGGCTGCTAACTGCACATTATGA ATTCCAAAGGGAGTTTACTAAAGGAGTGGCACCAGACTGGACTATCACGAGGATAGAGCACTCCAAGCTTTTAGATTAA
- the pgap1 gene encoding GPI inositol-deacylase, which yields MKLATVIFYGLSLGLLAVGLRELLTGFEENRCSMTYMFEYPEYRRVALPRRVARLYPAYGLYLYGEGLYAQETRSLKLTGAPVLFLPGNAGSYKQARSLGSVALRKAENMEGGLHFNVFTVDFNEELVALYGGSLLRQTHFLHESIKAILKLYKHLKAPPQSVVLVGHSMGGVVARALYTLPRFNTNLVSLIITQASPHLAPVLVLDPYLLDFYSTVRQKWVSQAKRLRNVTVLSVGGGYRDYQVRSGLTSLPCPPGDPNKLSLVATAVPRTWVSTDHLSIVWCKELVLASVRAFFDLIDPETRQFTDDPEKKMTVLNHHFIRHPVRMLEETQDTSISILDFPEAWSEVNTLRLAYTTPKEGQVKYFVFALSSRRKAYSHFYCRSNNMEMSSWVYGCVQRNGSSCVHAVDLSMETELLPPYKVLILSLSDLSSVSHLVVSASNLNGKQFTVECEWQRQESQTLTLPVPHVLSFGLTASDITVNSSGLLHTIVLQHFHQVYQAFRITVTSQCKVYKDRLSNVYRIKVPWFREDSLTTVSVPSVTEISGMLHTSRLDNTSGVLLQLHTAPNCQYKVSVRTSLPRVLGQILRFCGPMVPVYTAVTLLLACGGQLSSIRKSGRAAAMGQVVGKGLQPHKVNLPVFTLHILLSCSWFKEVWSFLYLPPVDALPPTFPDATFYEGEVPVEEWPRLMSPLLYLFGAAVAYWGSAILRLIIRLISLVLAALHRPSVSRDCGTLQLRPQLLITLSLAVFGGVSCGAMSLSVAFMLHLYRVLRLQMTERSLSHMLNLAPGKHKETENGKVDVETSAKSRECNGAPFLSECALQEVRDDLQLHLCLSSVLTLPVMLSAPSLIHWIRNLRYSAQLDPDPCWPHIVPLIIVYMLLINCNTLKLSNSKLLPLTSCLPLPLSIAMVMFSPLHLYRVTYFLLATLVPLALCCLL from the exons ATGAAACTCGCCACTGTGATATTTTACGGGTTATCTCTGGGGCTGCTGGCTGTCGGCCTGCGAGAGTTGCTGACTGGCTTCGAGGAGAACAGATGCAGTATGACCTATATGTTTGAATACCCGGAGTACCGC cGCGTGGCCCTGCCTCGCCGCGTGGCCAGACTTTACCCAGCGTACGGACTCTACCTGTACGGAGAGGGTCTGTACGCCCAGGAGACCCGTTCCCTTAAACTCACCGGTGCCCCTGTGCTCTTCTTGCCTGGAAATGCAGGCAGCTATAAACAAG CTCGCTCACTGGGCTCTGTGGCCTTAAGGAAGGCTGAAAACATGGAGGGAGGTCTCCACTTCAACGTGTTCACGGTGGACTTCAACGAGGAGCTGGTGGCTCTTTACGGAGGCAGCTTGCTCCGACAGACGCACTTCCTGCACGAGAGCATCAAAGCCATCCTGAAGCTCTACAAG CACCTGAAGGCCCCCCCTCAGAGTGTGGTGCTGGTGGGTCACTCCATGGGAGGAGTGGTGGCCCGGGCGCTGTACACGTTACCCCGCTTCAACACTAACCTGGTCAGCCTCATCATCACCCAGGCCTCCCCTCACCTGGCTCCAGTGCTGGTCCTGGACCCCTACCTGCTGG ATTTCTACTCTACTGTGCGACAGAAGTGGGTGAGCCAGGCGAAAAGGCTCAGGAACGTCACGGTCCTGTCAGTCGGTGGTGGTTACCGTGACTACCAGGTCCGCTCCGGTCTGACATCCCTACCTTGTCCCCCAGGAGACCCCAATAAGTTGTCACTGGTG GCAACTGCAGTTCCAAGGACATGGGTGTCCACTGACCATCTGTCCATCGTTTG GTGCAAAGAGCTTGTTCTCGCTTCTGTCCGAGCCTTTTTTGACCTCATCGATCCTGAAACCAGACAG ttcaCAGACGACCCAGAGAAGAAAATGACTGTTCTGAACCATCACTTCATTAGACACCCTGTCAGGATGTTGGAAGAAACTCAAGACACTTCCATCTCCATCCTAG ATTTTCCTGAAGCGTGGAGTGAAGTAAACACACTGCGTCTGGCTTACACAACACCGAAG GAAGGACAAGTCAAATACTTTGTGTTTGCACTGTCGAGTCGAAGGAAAGCTTACAGTCATTTCTACTGCAGGAGCAACAACATG GAGATGAGCAGCTGGGTGTACGGCTGCGTGCAGAGGAACGGCTCTTCATG TGTGCATGCAGTGGATCTGTCCATGGAGACTGAGCTTCTGCCTCCATACAAG GTCCTGATTCTGAGTCTCAGTGATTTGTCTTCAGTTAGTCATCTGGTTGTTTCGGCCTCCAACCTCAACGGCAAACAG TTCACGGTGGAGTGCGAGTGGCAGAGACAAGAATCACAAACCCTTACTCTCCCAGTCCCACATGTCCTCTCCTTCG GTTTGACTGCCAGCGATATTACAGTCAACTCTTCTGGTCTTCTTCACACCATCGTGCTGCAGCATTTTCACCAA GTCTATCAAGCTTTCAGAATCACTGTTACCAGCCAGTGTAAAGTATATAAAG ATAGATTATCCAACGTGTACAGAATAAAGGTCCCGTGGTTTCGGGAGGACTCTTTAACCACAGTGAG TGTGCCATCAGTGACCGAGATCTCAGGGATGCTCCACACAAGTCGTCTAGACAACACCTCAGGcgtcctcctccagctccacaCTGCCCCCAACTGCCAGTATAAG GTGTCAGTCAGGACTTCATTACCCAGGGTGCTGGGACAG ATACTGAGGTTCTGTGGTCCCATGGTGCCAGTGTACACAGCTGTAACTCTCCTCCTGGCCTGCGGGGGGCAGCTGTCCTCCATCAGGAAGTCTGGCAGAGCTGCAGCCATGGGCCAGGTGGTTGGCAAAGGCCTGCAGCCTCATAAAGTCAACCTGCCTGTTTTCACCCTGCATATTTTACTCAG CTGTAGCTGGTTTAAAGAGGTCTGGTCATTTCTTTACCTCCCTCCTGTGGATGCTCTCCCCCCGACATTCCCCGATGCAACGTTTTATGAGGGTGAAGTCCCCGTCGAAGAGTGGCCTCGCCTCATGTCCCCACTCCTCTACCTCTTCGGGGCAGCCGTGGCATATTGGGGCAGTGCAATCCTCCGTCTCATCATACGCCTGATCTCTTTAGTATTAGCTGCACTACACAG ACCATCAGTCTCTAGAGACTGCGGAACCCTGCAGCTGCGGCCCCAGCTCCTCATCACTCTGTCTCTGGCTGTTTTTGGCGGAGTGTCCTGCGGGGCGATGTCACTGTCTGTCGCCTTTATGCTCCACCTTTACAGA GTACTCAGACTACAGATGACAGAAAGATCTTTGAGTCACATGCTGAATCTG GCTCCCGGGAAGCACAAAGAAACCGAGAACGGCAAAGTCGATGTCGAGACTTCAGCCAAGTCCAGGGAATGTAATGGCGCCCCCTTTCTGTCTGAGTGCGCTCTGCAGGAGGTGAGGGATGATCTGCAGCTCCACCTCTGCCTGTCATCTGTCCTCACTCTACCCGTCATGCTCAGCGCACCATCACTTATCCACTGGATCCGCAACCTGAG atattCCGCCCAGTTGGATCCTGACCCTTGTTGGCCGCACATTGTGCCTCTAATCATCGTCTACATGCTGCTTATTAACTGTAACACTTTAAAACTCAGCAACAG TAAACTTCTGCCTCTGACGTCCTGCCTCCCTCTGCCCCTGTCCATCGCCATGGTGATGTTCTCTCCCCTCCACCTCTACAGAGTCACCTACTTCCTGTTGGCGACGCTCGTCCCTCTGGCTTTGTGCTGTCTGCTCTGA
- the tyw5 gene encoding tRNA wybutosine-synthesizing protein 5 has product MELQEKIPVQIFTEVDRDVFLQDIYPKRRPAVLRGVCLGPCLEKWTVEYLGQKGGNKDVKIHVSTVPQMDFLHKNFAYKTLPFNEFVKRASEKKHSDFFLCEDESYYLRSLGEDVRKEPADLSKQFPDLAEDFHTPNFFEPDQFFSSVFRISSCGLQLWTHYDVMDNLLAQVTGRKRVALYSPQDALHLYLSGDKSEVLDIDSPDLKRFPEFVKAKRYECVLEPGDLLFIPALWFHNTLTLQFGVGVNVFWRHLPADSYDKKDPYGNKDPVNATRALQALERALHTLDELPPDYRDFYGRRMIQRIQKRTYCESPSNTDMQEDSNSTLPSSPSSVPGS; this is encoded by the exons ATGGAGCTGCAGGAGAAAATACCTGTGCAGATATTTACAGAAGTAGACAGAGATGTTTTCCTGCAAGATATTTATCCAAAG CGAAGGCCAGCCGTGCTGAGAGGTGTTTGTCTCGGTCCGTGTCTGGAAAAGTGGACCGTCGAGTATTTGGGACAAAAAGGAGGAAACAAGGATGTGAAGATTCATGTGTCCACTGTGCCACAGATGGACTTCCTTCACAAAAACTTTGCATATAA GACTCTGCCTTTCAATGAGTTTGTGAAAAGGGCGTCTGAGAAAAAACACTCTGACTTCTTCCTGTGTGAG gaTGAGAGTTATTATCTACGATCTCTGGGTGAAGACGTCAGAAAG GAACCTGCTGATCTGAGCAAACAGTTCCCAGACTTGGCGGAGGATTTTCATACTCCGAACTTCTTTGAACCAGATCAGTTTTTCTCCAGCGTCTTCCGCATCAGCTCCTGCGGCCTGCAGCTGTGGACGCACTACGAT GTGATGGATAACCTGCTGGCTCAGGTGACGGGGAGGAAGAGAGTTGCTCTGTACAGCCCACAGGATGCACTACACCTCTACCTGTCAG GTGATAAATCAGAGGTCCTGGACATCGACTCCCCAGATTTGAAACGGTTTCCTGAGTTTGTGAAAGCAAAGAGATACGAGTGTGTGCTGGAGCCTGGAGACCTGCTTTTTATCCCTG ctcTGTGGTTCCACAACACCCTGACGCTGCAGTTCGGTGTCGGCGTTAACGTGTTCTGGCGCCACCTACCTGCAGACAGCTACGATAAAAAGGACCCGTACGGTAATAAAGACCCAGTGAATGCAACACGAGCCCTTCAGGCGCTGGAGAGAGCACTGCACACTCTGGATGAACTTCCTCCTGATTATAGAGACTTCTACGGCCGACGAATGATTCAACGTATCCAGAAGCGGACGTACTGTGAGAGTccatcaaacacagacatgcaggAGGATTCTAACAGCACTTTACCCAGCAGTCCTTCCTCTGTACCaggatcatag